In Helicobacter pylori Shi112, the genomic window GCGAGTTTGTTCCAAAAAACAAGCGCGAAATACAAAGCCGATGCGTTTTTAAAAGACGCTCCTGAATGGATTGATTTCTTTTGGGAAGTGGATTTGAAAAACTTAAAAAGCCATTAACATGCAAATTAAAGAAAACAAACAACTCTGCTTAATTTCATTAGGTTGCTCTAAAAATTTGGTGGATTCAGAAGTGATGTTAGGCAAGCTTTATAACTACACGCTCACTAATGATACTAAGAGCGCTGATGTGATTTTGATTAATACTTGCGGTTTTATTGAAAGCGCCAAGCAAGAAAGCATCCAAACCATTCTAAACGCCGCTAAAGACAAAAAAAAGGGGGCGATTTTGATTGCGAGCGGGTGCTTGAGCGAGCGCTATAAAGATGAAATCAAAGAATTGATCCCTGAAGTGGATATTTTTACCGGTGTGGGGGATTATGACAAGATTGATATAATGATTGCTAAAAAACAAAACCAGTTCAGCGAACAAGTGTTTTTAAGCGAGCATTATAACGCGCGCATCATCACGGGATCGAGCGTGCATGCGTATGTTAAAATTTCTGAGGGTTGCAATCAAAAATGCTCTTTTTGCGCTATCCCTAGCTTTAAGGGGAAATTACAAAGCAGGGAATTAGACTCCATTTTAAAAGAAGTGCAAGATCTCGCGCTTAAAGGCTATACGGATATGACTTTTATCGCTCAAGATTCTAGCTCCTTTTTATACGATAAGGGGCAAAAAGACGGCTTGATCCAGCTTATCAAGGCGATTGACAAACAGCAAGCCTTAAAGAGCGCGCGAATCTTATACCTCTACCCTTCTAGCACCACGCTAGAGCTTATTGGCGCGATTGAAAGTTCGCCCATTTTTCAAAATTATTTTGACATGCCCATCCAGCATATCAGCGACTCCATGCTTAAAAAAATGCGGCGCAACTCCAGCCAAGCGCACCATTTAAAGCTTTTAAATGCCATGAAGCAGGTTAAAGAAAGCTTTATCAGAAGCACGATCATTGTAGGGCATCCGGAGGAAAATGAGGGCGAATTTGAAGAATTGAGCGCGTTTTTGGACGAGTTCCGGTTTGACCGGTTGAATATCTTTGCTTTCAGCGCTGAAGAAAACACGCATGCCTATTCTTTAGAGAAAGTGCCTAAAAAAATCATCAACGCTCGCATCAAAGCCTTGAATAAAATCGCTCTAAAACACCAAAACAATTCCTTTAAGGCTTTGTTAAATAAGCCCATTAAGGCGTTAGTGGAAAATAAAGAGGGCGAGTATTTTTACAAAGCAAGGGATTTGAGATGGGCGCCTGAAGTGGATGGGGAAATCTTAATCAATGACAGCGAACTAGCCACCCCTTTAAAACCCGGGCATTATACGATCATGCCTAGCGCATTTAAAGACAATATCTTACTCGCTAAGGTTTTAAGCCCTTTTTAAAAGTTAAGGCTAAAAGCGTGGCTAGAGCGTAGCTAGAGCGTGGGGGTTTGCGTTTTTTTTTTTTTAAATTGCGTCAGAAAAATCCGGCAAGAGGCAAAAATGAAAAACATTTATTTTGATGTGGAGAAAAGTATCAAAGATCTCTAAAAGATTTTTGAAAATACCGATGGTGCTGATAAGAGGTTAAGAGCGTTCAACCAAGAAGCCCTAGAGAAGTTCAAAAACCTAGAGTCTGAGAGCTTAAAAGAGCTTGAAAGTCTAAAAAATAATGAAGAGTGGGAAAAATTTACCATTGCTTTTTATGGGGAAACCGGCGCGGGGAAATCAACCCTCATTGAATGCTTGAGGCTGTTTTTAAAGAGCCAAGCAAAATGGATCAGCAAGAACGCTTCAAGCGGCTCTATGCAAATATGAAAAATTATAGAGGCAACAAGCATGCTGAGCTAGAAAAATTGCAAGATGGAGCGATTATAGGTGATGGGAGGAGCGATTTCACTTTAGAAACAAAATCTTACACCCTGAAACACAACAATCAAAGCTTTGTCTTGCTTGATGTTCCAGGGATAGAGGGCGATGAAAAGAAAGTTAAACAGCAAATTTCTAACGCTTCAACAACCCAAGAGTCTTAAAAGATGGGCTTATTGATGAAAACGAAAAAGAAAGCTTAAAAATTTTAAATGAAAAGATGGGAGCTATTTTAGGCAAACACTACGAGGGGCATCAAATAGTCAGCGTCCAAGCGGCTTTTTATGGCCTTTCATCGGCGTTGTTTCCAGAGAGTGATTTTTATAAAAACAAACAAAAATTTTTAGCAATTTTTAAAGCAGAAGAATTGTTATTGAAATCCCATTTTAAACAATTAGGAAAATTTATAGCTGAAGCGCTTCTTGAAAACTCACGCAAAAAAATCATAGAATCCAACTGCAATAAAGCCTTAAAAGTGATAGAAAAATTGCAAAAAGCGATCGTAACCACGATTGAGAGACAGATAGACCCAACTATCAAAGAAATAAAGGATAAGCAACTAGAGGCTCGTTACAAGCTGGATCGTTCTAGGGATAAATTCGTATCCAATTTAACAAATTCAGTATTCGGCACAATAGAGCGATTCGAATCTGACTTGAGAGAAAAAATGTATGAGCATATTGACAGAGATGAAACATGATTTTGATCATGATTCTAAGATTGATACTGATAGGGATATTAAAAAAAAGGCTTCAATAGCAAGTTTGATTTTGGGAATATCCAACTTTTGGAATTTTGCAGGTTGGGGATCCATAGGATTAGGATTAGTTGGGATAGGCAAATCAGTGTGGAGTTTTTTTGATTCAGACTATAAAAAATCCCAACAGAAAAAAGAAGTGGATGAGAATTTAGATAAATTTTGTGAACAAATTACAGAGGAAATGAGAAACCAGATTGAAGGTGCCAAAAAAGGCATATGTGAAAAGGTTGAAAGCCTAAAAGTCGGGCTTAACGATCCCGTTGTTTGTTATGAATGCATGAGGGAAGGACTGATAAAAGCTGGTGAGGGCTTATGGCAAATATCTAACCACATCAAAACAAGGATCGCGCAATGAATGAAACTTTAAAACAATTTAAAGAAAATCAAAAGAGGAATCAAGAAAATCTTGAAAAATTGCTTGATTTTGTCAAGACCGGTGAAAAATACGACATCCGTATTGAAGAGTCCTTTAAGGCAAAGATCAACAGCACGATCCAAAGCGCTGCTGATCAGAAACTCAAGGTGGCGTTGGTGGGAGGCTTTTCTGAAGGAAAAACATCCATAGCGGCAGCTTGGATTGAACGCTTGGATAAGAGCATGAATATAGATCATCAAGAATCAAGCGATGCAATTAAGATCTATGACATAGATAATGAAATTGAGCTGGTTGATACCCCGGGGTTGTTTGGGTTCAAAGAAAAAGAACACGATAGCGGCAAAATAGAACGCTATAAAGATATTACCAAAAAATATGCCAGCGAAGCCCATCTCATTTTATACGCGCTCAACCCGTCAAACCCCATCAAAGAAAGCCATAAGGACGATTTGAATTGGTTGTTTAGGACGCTCAATCTTTTATCCAGGACGATCTTTGTCATCAGCCGTTTTGATGATGAAGTGGATATTGAAGATGAAGAAGATTACAACAAAAGATTTAAAACCAAAAAAGAAAACATTCAAAACCGGCTGAATAATCTCATTTCTTTAAGCGAAAAAGAAAGAGAGGGTCTGAGCGTTGTCGCTGTGGCTGCCAATCCTTTTGGTTGGGGGCTTGAATACTGGCTAGAACATAAAGAAGAATTCCAAAAGCTTTCGCATATCAAAACTTTGCAAGATGCGACGCAAAAAAAGATTAAAGAAAATGGCGGGAAAATTAACCATCATAGAAGAAGCTAAAAAAAGCGTCATTCAAGATGTTGTTGATAAGCAAATGCTCTTGGCAAAAAAAGAGCAACAATATATTAAGAGAGAATTGGAAGATTTGAATAAAGCGAAAAGGCAAAAGGAGATTCAAGATTTAAATGGCGAAATTTCTCAAACCCGCATTAATTTAAGAGAATTTATAACGAGGTATTTTAGCGGTCTCATCCGTCAAGTTGCTGGCACCGGCCTAGAAACCTTTTAATGTTTTTGTTATCAGAGAAATAGGCGATGAAGGTATCAATATAGATACAAGAGTCCAAAATGCATTTGAAAGAGAAACGCAAGGGATTTTAAATGAAACCGCTAAAATTGCAACGAGTTTTAATGCCGATAGGAGTCTTTTTGAAAAACATGCTGGAACATTGGGGAAAATTGGGAATGAATTTTTAAAAACAAGCGGGTTCATCAACGCAACTAACATCAAACTGGCTAGAGACACAATAGCGGCTGTGGGAAAATTGGTGGGCATAGATTTGGCTTTCAAATTCAAACCATGGGGCACTGTAAAATTGGCAAGCAATGTGAATAAAGCTCTGCCGCTTATCGGTTTTGTTTTTGAAGCATGGGATTCTTATAACAAATATCAAAAAGAGCAAAAGCTTGAAGAAGCTAAAAAAGAAATGCTATCCAATTTTGACAATCAAAAAAAAGAAATCTTAGATCTCATCAATGATGAAACCAGATTCAAACAAAAATGTTTCCCGAGCGCGTTGGAACTGGAAAAATCGCTCCAAAAGATCAAAGAAGCGATTGAAAAAACGCAAGAGTATGATCAAGAATTTGAAAAATGGATTAAAGCCGGCGAAGATTTGATCAAGGGCGAAGATTTTATAGAAGTTGAGCCTAAAGAGGAATGGATTATGATCCAATCTGTGTTAAAATACCCAATGCGCCAACGCCAAAACGCTTGCTAGTTTTTGGCTAGTAAGCGGTGTTTTTCAATCTTTTAATAAGGGAAGACAATGTTTTCTAAAATCTGCTCATCTTTTAAGCTCGCCAATTTGTTCAAGGGCTTTTTGTTCAAACGCATCGCAAGCCCCATGCAGAGCACTCGCATTGTCAACATGATTTTGAATATCAAAAACGCTCTTGAGAGCGAAAACGATCCATCAAACAAGATAGGCAAGACTTTAGACTTGATCGTGGGTTTTAAGAAAGAGAACCCGCAGGATTTTGACGAATTGTTTCAAATTTTAAAAGAACTCATCCAGGAATACGAGAAAAATCCTGAAGAGGTCAAGCAGAATCTCACAGAGATTTTGAAAAAAGGCAAGGCATGAACCACCTTTTAATCCTCTACAATCCTTACTACCAGCGAGATGTTATCCAACAACATTTAAGCGTTTTGCAGGAAAAATCCCAAGTGGGTTTTGGTAAAATCCGATCAAAGCTCAACGATCAAGAAAAGCACCACTCTTTAGAAGAGATTTATAAAGCCACTAATGAAAAAAATTTTTTGCAGCTTTTTTTGACCGATTACGCTAATTTGTTTGTCGCTAAGGTGATAAAGGTTTCTAAGGATATTGATGAGGATTTGATCCCTAGTTATTATAAAGAAAAAAATTTGGAAGTGGAAGACTTTTTTATTATCAGCGATTTAAGGGAATTAGTCAGGGAAGACTTTAGCCTTTTAAGGGATCAGTTTTTAGCCAATTTCATCGCACCCAACAACCACACTTACGCCATTTATGGGAATAATTATGTTTACCCTTTGCCGGTGAGGTTGAAAGAAGAGCGTTCTTATTTTTTAGGCGATGGAAAACATTATTTGAGCGTGTATAAAAGCAAAGAATATTTGATCATGCAAGAAAATTTCATGCGTTTTGTTTTTGGCAAAAGGCTTTTTTACCTCTTACACCCTGACAGCATCAATAACATCATCCATGCAGAATTAGAGCTTTTGCAAAGCGAAAACGATCTTTTGAATGATTTTACAAGCATCATCGTCAAATACTCCAAAACCTTAGAATACGAAATTTATCTTTTCGCTAAAAAAGTCCTTTTAAAGGCGTGCGCAAAAGATCTCAACCTTTATGATTTAGATTATAAAGTCCAAGGAAAATCTTTGATACTTGAAGATTTTTTCACTCAAAAGCCTAATCTTGGGAGCGTTAAATTTTTACTCAGACACGAAAAAATCCAATACCATTTAGAAGAAAACTTAAACCGATTCATCAATTATCCTTTTTCAAAAAGCCTAAGCCTCATTCAAGATATCCGCAATGAAGCCGTCTATGAAAAAGCCCCGAGTTTGCATGAAGTGGAAAAGCTCAGGAATGAAATTTTAGGCATAGAAGGTATGAGCTTGTTGAAAAGCATTCTGACTCGCAGGGAAGTTTCATGAAAGAATGCTAAATCTATGCTTAATGCCGATTTGATAGCGCGAGATTTTAAAACCTATTTAGAGCCTTTAAGAGAGAAGAAAAATTTATTGGGTTTTTCAGGTGGGTTGGACTCTACTTGCTTGTTTCATCTTTTAGTTGAAGAAAATATCGCTTTTGACATCGCTTTAGTGGATTACAACACGCAAAAACAACGCCTTGAAATCATCCAACACGCCCAAAAACTCGCCCAAACACACCATAAAAAATGCTATGTCCATTACGCTCCAAAGATTGAGCGCAATTTTGAAATGCAAGCGAGAAAGATCCGTTATGATTTTTTTGAAACTTTGATCAAAGAGCATTCTTACAAGCATTTGATTTTAGCGCACCACTTGAATGACAGGCTGGAATGGTTTTTGATGCAATTAAGCAAAGGAGCCGGGCTAAACACGCTTTTAAGCTTTCAAGCTTATGAAAAAAGAGGGTTTTATGCGATCGTTCGCCCCTTACTCTACACCCCTAAAGAAACCCTTAAAACGCTCGCTAAAGATTGGGAATTTTTTGAAGATAGTTCTAATTCTTCTTTAAAATTCAAACGCAATTTTTTCAGGAAAAATTACGCTAACTCCTTGATGCAACATTATTCTAAGGGCATTATCCAAAGTTTTAAGTTTTTGGATAAAGAAAAAGAGTGGCTTTACCCTTTGATGGTCGTTTCACAAATGCATGGGATCACTTTTTTTAAGTATTCGCAAAATACGCTTTTTATGGTGGATAAAATCTTAAAGCAAAAGGGGTATGTGTTGAGCTTTTCTCAAAAAGAAGAAATCAAACGCAATTTTTTTAGCCTAGAAATCGCTCAAAAATTCATCATTGAAAAGAATAAAGAGCATGCGTTTATCGCCCTTAAACCCCAAAAAACTTTAAGCATGCCAAAGGATTTTAAAGACAAAGCCAGGAGGTTGAATATCCCTAAACGCTTACGGCCTGTTTTATACGCAGAGTTTTTAAAACAACCAACGCATGATTTTTTAACCCGTTTTAAACAGAGTTTAACAGATCTATAACAGATCTATAAAAGAGCTTCATTTCAATCAAGCGATAAGTTTTTAAAGCGCTTTTTAACCTTGATTGTGTCAAAATACAGCAAAAAACTTTGATATGAGAATGAATGGACTTTAAGAATAAAAAATGGCTTTTTCTAGCCCCTTTGGCAGGCTATACGGATTTGCCTTTCAGGAGTGTGGTGAAAAAATTTGGCGTGGATGTTACCACAAGCGAAATGGTGAGCTCGCATTCGTTAGTGTATGCGTTTGATAAAACTTCTAAAATGTTGGAAAAATCCCATTTAGAAGATCATTTCATGGCGCAAATTTCAGGCTCTAAAGAGGGCGTAGTCAAAGAAGCGGTGGAGAAAATCAACGCTTTAGAGCATGTGAGCGGGATTGATTTTAATTGCGGTTGCCCTGCTCCTAAAGTGGCTAATCATGGTAATGGTAGCGGGCTATTGAAGGATTTAAACCACTTAGTGAAGCTTTTGAAAATCATCAGAGAAAACACCAATAAAAAAATCACAAGCGTGAAAGTGCGTTTAGGCTTTGATCAAAAAATCCCTAAAGAAATCGCTCATGCCTTAAATGACGCGCCGGTGGATTATGTGGTGGTGCATGGGAGGACACGAAGCGACAAATACCAAAAAGAAAAAATAGATTATAAAAGCATCGCTTTAATGAAAGGGATTTTAAAAAAGCCGGTGATAGCCAATGGCGAAATTGACAGCGTGAAAAAAGCCTTTGAAGTTTTGCAAATCACGCAAGCTGATGGGCTAATGATAGGGCGAGCAGCCTTAAGAGCCCCATGGATATTTTGGCAAATCAGAAACAACACCACCGAATTGCCCGCAGTCGTGAAAAAAGACCTGGTTTTAGAGCATTTTGATAAAATGGTGGAGTTTTATGGGGATAGGGGGGTGATCATGTTTAGGAAAAATTTGCATGCTTACGCTAAGGGCGAAATGCAAGCGAGCGCGTTTCGCAACTGCGTCAATACCCTTACAGAGGTAAAGAGCATGCGAGAGAGTATAGAGGAATTTTTTAATCAAGAAATGTTGCAAAGTGAAGTGCCATTATGGGTAGAATTGAATCAAAAAAGCGTTTGAAAGCGCTTGTTTTTTTAGCCAGTTTAGGGGTTTTGTGGGGAAATGCC contains:
- the rimO gene encoding 30S ribosomal protein S12 methylthiotransferase RimO, which translates into the protein MQIKENKQLCLISLGCSKNLVDSEVMLGKLYNYTLTNDTKSADVILINTCGFIESAKQESIQTILNAAKDKKKGAILIASGCLSERYKDEIKELIPEVDIFTGVGDYDKIDIMIAKKQNQFSEQVFLSEHYNARIITGSSVHAYVKISEGCNQKCSFCAIPSFKGKLQSRELDSILKEVQDLALKGYTDMTFIAQDSSSFLYDKGQKDGLIQLIKAIDKQQALKSARILYLYPSSTTLELIGAIESSPIFQNYFDMPIQHISDSMLKKMRRNSSQAHHLKLLNAMKQVKESFIRSTIIVGHPEENEGEFEELSAFLDEFRFDRLNIFAFSAEENTHAYSLEKVPKKIINARIKALNKIALKHQNNSFKALLNKPIKALVENKEGEYFYKARDLRWAPEVDGEILINDSELATPLKPGHYTIMPSAFKDNILLAKVLSPF
- a CDS encoding LeoA/HP0731 family dynamin-like GTPase; the encoded protein is MDTRVQNAFERETQGILNETAKIATSFNADRSLFEKHAGTLGKIGNEFLKTSGFINATNIKLARDTIAAVGKLVGIDLAFKFKPWGTVKLASNVNKALPLIGFVFEAWDSYNKYQKEQKLEEAKKEMLSNFDNQKKEILDLINDETRFKQKCFPSALELEKSLQKIKEAIEKTQEYDQEFEKWIKAGEDLIKGEDFIEVEPKEEWIMIQSVLKYPMRQRQNAC
- a CDS encoding HP0729 family protein, giving the protein MNHLLILYNPYYQRDVIQQHLSVLQEKSQVGFGKIRSKLNDQEKHHSLEEIYKATNEKNFLQLFLTDYANLFVAKVIKVSKDIDEDLIPSYYKEKNLEVEDFFIISDLRELVREDFSLLRDQFLANFIAPNNHTYAIYGNNYVYPLPVRLKEERSYFLGDGKHYLSVYKSKEYLIMQENFMRFVFGKRLFYLLHPDSINNIIHAELELLQSENDLLNDFTSIIVKYSKTLEYEIYLFAKKVLLKACAKDLNLYDLDYKVQGKSLILEDFFTQKPNLGSVKFLLRHEKIQYHLEENLNRFINYPFSKSLSLIQDIRNEAVYEKAPSLHEVEKLRNEILGIEGMSLLKSILTRREVS
- the tilS gene encoding tRNA lysidine(34) synthetase TilS, translated to MLNADLIARDFKTYLEPLREKKNLLGFSGGLDSTCLFHLLVEENIAFDIALVDYNTQKQRLEIIQHAQKLAQTHHKKCYVHYAPKIERNFEMQARKIRYDFFETLIKEHSYKHLILAHHLNDRLEWFLMQLSKGAGLNTLLSFQAYEKRGFYAIVRPLLYTPKETLKTLAKDWEFFEDSSNSSLKFKRNFFRKNYANSLMQHYSKGIIQSFKFLDKEKEWLYPLMVVSQMHGITFFKYSQNTLFMVDKILKQKGYVLSFSQKEEIKRNFFSLEIAQKFIIEKNKEHAFIALKPQKTLSMPKDFKDKARRLNIPKRLRPVLYAEFLKQPTHDFLTRFKQSLTDL
- a CDS encoding tRNA dihydrouridine synthase — protein: MDFKNKKWLFLAPLAGYTDLPFRSVVKKFGVDVTTSEMVSSHSLVYAFDKTSKMLEKSHLEDHFMAQISGSKEGVVKEAVEKINALEHVSGIDFNCGCPAPKVANHGNGSGLLKDLNHLVKLLKIIRENTNKKITSVKVRLGFDQKIPKEIAHALNDAPVDYVVVHGRTRSDKYQKEKIDYKSIALMKGILKKPVIANGEIDSVKKAFEVLQITQADGLMIGRAALRAPWIFWQIRNNTTELPAVVKKDLVLEHFDKMVEFYGDRGVIMFRKNLHAYAKGEMQASAFRNCVNTLTEVKSMRESIEEFFNQEMLQSEVPLWVELNQKSV